The Ignavibacteriales bacterium genome contains the following window.
AACTCGCGTATGATTCCAACTCACACATCGCAGGACATAGTAAATAAAATTTCACGTCCGGATTATATTAGTATAACAGGAGGAAAAGTGTTGTCGGGCGGAATTTTGGAAAATAGATTTACCGGCGAAGTTGTTGAACAAAAACGCAATCCTCAAAGTATCGAAGCAGAGAATATACCCGGGATGGGCGCGGTTTATGTTCGTTGGATCGTAGATGGTAAAGGGCCGTTTACAATAACCATTGATGCGTCTAAAGGCGGTATCAGTTCTAAAACTGTAAAATAAATATATTCACTCGTGAGACGCAGTGTTCATCTCTGCGTCTCGTGGGTGAAGCTCTTTTTTAGACTGTTAACTTCTGCAATTTTTAACTCCCTAAACTCACCCGGTTTTAAGTCTTTCAGATTCAAACATCCAATTTTAATCCGGATCAATCGCAATGTGGGATGACCTATTGCCGCAGTCATTTTTCTAACCTGTCTGTTTCTTCCTTCACGCAATACTATTTCAAGCCAGGCGGTGCCTACATTTTTCCGAAAACGTATCGGGACAGAACGTGGTGGAAAATCAGGTTCTACATCTAACAATCTTACCTCAGCCGGATAAGTTTTTCTCTTCTCAATTATTAAACCTTCTCTGAGTTTCGAGATCGATTCTTCGCTCGGAGTCCTTTCGACCTGAACAAGATATGTCCGAGGGCGGTGGTTTTTTGGATCAATGAGTTGATGTTTCAACAAATTATCATTCGTAAGTAAAAGCAAACCTTCGCTGTCGTAATCGAGACGCCCAACAGGGTAGACATCTTTAGGAAACGGACCATAATCTGAAAGAGTGTTCCTGCCCTCCACGTCTGTGAATTGAGATAATGTACCAAAGGGCTTATTGAATACGTAGTAATGATGATATTTTTGCGATAGAGTCAATTTTAATAAACCTGCAAAAAAAATTGAATTTCTTCTCTTTTGAGGTGACTTGACACACCTACGGTGACGATACACACAGAATACATCGCAGATTTTCTATTTATTGTCATAGAAAATTTACGAAAGCCAAAATTATGAAAGTAAAATATCAATTAAGGAGTACCAATCGGGAACAAAAGATTATATTCGAGCACTTACTGTTGAACGAAATTGAAAAACAACATTGGTTCTCGGTTGTTTACCTAAAACTCTGGAAATCAGTCGGATTAATTTGCACACAATAAATTAAGGAGTCGCTATGAAATTTTGGAAAATTTTTGGTTTCGCGTCGGGCATTTTGTTGATTACAATGTTTGCAAAAAAACACCGTGAACGATCGTGCTATACCGATGTTTTAGAAAAACGGTACGACACGGAAGATTTAATAACCGATCAAGAGCTTTGATTTTATTTACTTAGTGTCGAGAATAATCGGAAGCCCGTCTTTACCGCTTCCGATGATTACAACTTTAGCGTTTTGCGATTCGGCAATTTTCATCGTAGCTTCAATTCCCTTCCATCTCAACAACTGATCGCTAATTCCAGTTGCCACTATCTTCTGGAAATCTGCAATACCCTGCGCTTCTATTCTTTTCCTGTCTGCTTCTTGTTTTTCTTTCGTCAGAATAAATTCCATTCTCTGGCTTTCTTGATCTGCCCGTTGTTTTTGTTCAATGGCATCGGTGAGTTGTGAAGGAAGACCTACGTTGCGTAACGGTGTGGCTTCAATTATAATTCCTCTCGGAGCTACTACCTTTGCAAGCTCTGCCATGATTGCTTCTCCAAGCCGCTCGCGTTCTGTTGAATATAATGCGCTTGCTTGAAAACTTGCCGTTACCGCACGGCTCATTGATCTGAATTGCGGAATTAAAACAATGGTCTCGTAATCACCGCCAGAAATTGTTTTGTAAACACGTGCGGCTGAGTCCGGATTTAATCGGTAAAGGGCACTGATCTCAAGTCCGATAGTCAATCCCTCGCGAGAGAGTACCTGCATAGCTTCTTTATGCTCTTTAGTTTGAATCGAATATTTCTGAATCTTCGCCATCGGATTTACGGTATTTATCCCGGCTCCTAACGTACGATCCGAGACAATACCGAAGAAATCGACAACACCTACGTATCCCGCAGGTATAATGCTGAAAAATTGTGAGAGTGCAAGAATTACGGCAATCGCTGCGATAGTCCCGCTAACCATCATTCCGCTGCGAAACATAATATTGTGTTGTTGAACTACTTTTTTTCGCGCTGCTATCCACGCGAGTAATGCAACAAATGCTACAATAAGAAAAAATATGAAAAGCATGTTTTACTCCTTTATAAGATTAATAAATGTCCAATCCGTAAGAAGGTAAGAAAGTTACCTCAGATTAGCAATTCGAAAAACATTTTTTAGATATGTGTAATATTATTTTCCATTGTGCAACTGCCACAATTCGCTTAGGTTAGATCCACCAAATTTTATTAATCAAATCTTTCGCAATTTATCTCCCCTCTAAAAAGGAAAATTTTTCAAGGATGTAAAAGAATGAACAGAATAATGTCCGACATTTAGCTTGACTTAAGCGAGATAAATGTCGGACATTTATACAACCTTACTTTGACAAAACAGTTTTCTTCACGTCAGAATATATGCCTGCCCTCATCCGGATAAAATAGATTCCGCTGGGTAATTGTTGTGCATTCCAAGTGGCGGACTTGAATCCGGCAACCTGCAACTCGTCCACAAGTGTTGTTATTTCCTCACCAAGAACATTATATACCTTTAACGTTACCCAGCTCTCCTTTGGTAATTGATAATTGACAATCGTTGTTGGATTGAACGGATTAGGATAGTTCTGCTGAATGGCATACTCGGTCGGTATACATATTCCAAGATCTGTCACACCATCACCGAAGTCTGTGAAGAACGAAAATGTATCGGGTGAAGCAACAACATCATATCCATCGGTTGCTGAAACTGTCCAATTATAATATTGATGCATTTGTAATTGCGCTTCGATATCCATACTCACGGCTGTATCGCTTATACCTGTCAGCGTGGTGTCAATTCCAGGTCCTTTAATATTGATAGAGTAAAGAACTGAATCTTCAACGTCTAAATCTATCGACCTATTCCAGATAAATTCAATTGGTCCACCGTGTGGCAAGTAGAAAGTTGAGCCGTTACCCGGAAAACTTAAATTAACCGTTGTTGGTTTATGATTTATGATCGAGAATATCATGTTTGCCGATGTTCCGCCACCCGGTTCCGGATTCACGACCGATATATTTCTATCACCTAACATTGCATTCAGCTCAATAGAAATAAACGCGATAATTGTATCCGAACCATTATATGCTGCTGAATCGATTTTCATGCCCGCTCCAGCGTTGATTATTGTTTGACCGGGAATAAAGTTGCTTCCGACTAATACTACTCTCATCATCTGTCCACGATACCCGGAAGAGGGTATGATCGCAGTAAACGTTGGAACCGGATTCAGAGTAAGTGCGAACTTTACGAAAATTGAGTGATTGGCACTTACGTTATAAAATGTATATCCTGAAGTTGAATCCACAACCTCACCATCAACTAAAACCGAATCTACATGATAACCGATCTTAGGTGTTAATATAAATCGTTGGTCTGATCCATAATTTGCAACAACAACACCATTCGGAGTAATTGTACCGTTAGAATCAGCTGATGCTGTAATCGTAAATTTTGCAATTGAGAAGAATGCCGTTATCGAATGATTCGTGGTTATATTTATGAATATATAACTAAATGTAGAATCTACGCGGATTCCATCAACCACAACGCTGTCGAGTCGATAACCATTATTCGCAGCGATAATGAACTTCTGATCAACTCCTGAGTCTAGCCCTATCGAACCGGATGGACTAATTGTTCCACCTCCTATTGCAGATGCGGTAATTATATATTTGTTGATTGAGAAATATGCAACAATAAAATGATTAGCAGATACGTTTGTGAATGTATAACTCGCCAATGAATCTACTCGAATCCCATCAACCAAAATACTATCTGTTTTAAAATTAAGGTCAGGAGTTATTATAAATTGCCGGGATGAACCGTGAGTTACCCCTACCATTCCTACCGGGCTGATGCTGCCATTCGAACCGGCTGATGCAATAATAATGTAATTGTTGATAGCAAACTTCGCGTGAATAGTGTGGTTGGCCGTAATATTTGTAAATGTATAACTCGCTATTGAATCTACATGATTTTCATCCACGAATAAACTGTCGATGTGGTATCCTGCATCGGGTGAAATAATGAATTTTTGATTAGAGCCGTAAGGAATCGTAATATTCCCCGATGGATCTATCGTTCCACCCAATCCAGATGTTGCTGCTATAGTAAAAAGGTCAACCGAAAAGTTCGCAACAATAAAATGTTCCGATATTACATTGTCGAATGTGTAACTCAAAGATGAATCGACGCGAGCACCGTCGACCAACAAACTATCGAGATGATATCCGGTGGAAGGAGCGATAGTGAACTGCTGACTTCCTCCATGGTTTATTAAAATAGTGTCTGCAGGTGTAATTGAACCATTGCCCAATGCAGCGGCAATTATCCTGTATTTATTGATTGCGAATTTTCCCTCAATCGTATGATTTGTCGAGATATCTTTGAATGTATAAGAATCACTTGAATCAACAAAGATACCATCAACTAGAACAGTATCAACGTGATAACCATAGTTCGGTGTTAAAGTAAATCTCTGAGCCGATCCAAAAGTTACCAGAACAATCCCCATCGGATTTATTGAACCATTTGCGCCGGCAGTCGCCGTGATATTATAGATGTTGATTGAGAAGTATGCTGTAATTGCATGGTTCCCGGTAACATTATTGAATGAGTAAGTTGAAGCTGAATCAACGTGCAAACCATCGACCAATAAACTGTCAAAGTGATAGCCGGTATTGGGATTGAAATAAAAATCTTGGTTCGATCCGTACGATGTAATCACCGACCCCGAAGGAGTAATTACACCGTTCCCATTGACAGATGCAGTGATTGAATATTTATTGATGGAGTAATATATATGAATTGAGTGGTTCGCTGTGATGTTGGTGAATGTATAATTAGTGCTGGAATCTACAATAGAACCGTCGACTTTTACACTGTCGAGATGATAACCGAGTCCGGGTGCATATGAGAAAGATTGACTCCCGGCATATGCTACCGAAACAGCACCCGACGGAGTTATTGATCCGCTACCGGTGATCAACGATGTTATTGTATATTTATCTATTGAAAAGTATGCAGTAATTGTGTTATTGGATGTAACGCCGCTAAAACTATAATTTGATCTTACTCCCTGATTCACTCCATTCACAATTACACTATCGATATGATAATGTATTGATGGAGTAATCGTATAACTTTGAGCACCACCGCGAGTAACAAATGTTTCTCCGGATGGTGTTATTGTTCCGCTTCCAACAGCGGAACTTGTAATTTTCCATTGAGTTAAAACTGCTGAAGTGACTTCATCGGCACCCATATAAGGATATGAACTATTTCTAGCTTCTTCATCAAAGTCTGTAGAGACTGCAACAAGCGGCGTGCCTGATAAATTATTATCTCCAATTGAAACGCTGGCAAGATGTAAATTTCCTATTGCTGCATCTGCAAACGAAACAGGCACATTCATGGAATTAATATCCAAACCCGATCCTGATTTCCACTGTGCGAATGATGCGGCAGTTGTGCCGCCATCATAACTTCCCAAAATATTCGGATCGGATGAGTACAAAACATTGTAATCACTTGTCAGATTTAGCTGGTTGTTTATCGCGATAGCGGGATGTTTCCCCGTCCCACCCGAACGAACATTTGAAAAAATATTATTATTCAAAATATTTATACCGGGGTATTCTCGGAAAAACGCCGCCGAGTTACTGCTTCCCGAATCTACACTACCTCCGATGTAAACGGTATTATAATAGAAGTTGCTATTACCGGACGGCTTATATATTCCGGCGATGTTGTAATTGCCGTTTTCGTACGATCCCAAACTAATCATATTGTTTATGTAATCACCGAATCCGGCCGCGATCTGAATTCCGTAAATTGTAGAGCCGGGATTGGAGTTTGCAAGTTGGATGTTATAAACTTTATTCCTGTCTATTGTAAGTGTTCCACCCGATGTTCCGCTCGATTGTATACCTGAAGCATCAAGGGTGTCGACGCCGGAATTATTCTGAAATAAATTATACACAACATTGCGAGAAATTGTTGAACCGCTTTGTAATGGTAAACTCGTCATGATTCCAACCAAACCGGATGTCCGCAAGGAAGAATATGTATTGAGGTCATGTATAGAATTATTTTCTATTTTATACAAAGATAGACCGCCATTTTGGTAAATTCCACGTGTACCTGAATTGACATGAGAAGAGTTATCGGTAATATTGCTGATTGAATTGTTCATTATCCTTATCAAACCACCCGTTCTATTTGCATCACTGTAAATACCAGAAACTCGACACGTAATAATAGTTGGTGCGTTTATTAAACTGTCTATGATATTTCCCGATATAGTTCCTATTTCATAATCAGCATTACCACCGGTTACATAAATTGGTCGTAAATCACCGTAACCCGAAGTCCATAAAACATTTTTAATAATATTCCCCTGAATAGATGAAGCGATACCGCCGGTTCCGGCATTCAAGTAGATTCCAAAAAAATGTCCGCCCGATTTTGTCCATGTTCCATTTACGTTTTCAAAACTTCCACCGATTCTATTTCCGGAAATTGTGAAGCTATGTCCTGTATTATTATTGTTGACTGAAAATATTGAATACTGATCCTGCCCCGAAGTAAACGGACAATAAAAATGATTATTGCTTATAGTATAGTTACCACCCAAATATGCAGATGCTCTGAAATTAATCCCATAATTTGTGAAACCGTATATGCGGGAATTAGTGAATGATAGATTATCATTCTCAGCACCTAACGTTCCATCGATGTAAATGGCGTTGTATGGATTTCCACCGCTGCTGTTTAGAATGTGACAATTGTCGATACTGATGTTATCGTTGCCCGTTGTCCCCGAGCTGTTAGATATGACAATTACCCCAGATGAAGTTGATGTGTTTATTCCCTCTACAAAGATATAGTTGACCGAGTTATTCAAAGCATCGTTTATAAATCTGATTGTAGGATTAGTCGCGTTAAGATTGTTGAAACGAAGATACATCCCACTACCGGAAAACCTGCCATCGATAGTCACATTATCTGCTCCAGAAAAATTCACTAGAGGGGCTGCAACGTTTCCCGAAATTAACCTCTCTGTTGTTCCATCGGATGTAATTGTCACCGATGAATAATTCGAACTGCCTGTACCGCTTGCAAAAAGGACTGCAGATCCCGTTTCAGTAATATCGGACGTTATAACCAGATTAATATCACCAGTTAGCGTTCCATTGTTGATAGCGTTAAAAGCCGTCGCTAGTTTTGTGTATGTTTGTCCGGAACCGACGTATGTTTGTGCAGACAAATTTAAAACAGCTCCGATGAATATGAACAAAAGCGTAAGAATTTTGATAGTTTTCAAGTTACGAATCATAATAAAGATTTCAGAATAATAATTGTGAAAAATACGATGAGCAGTCAACGGCATCATATCCGTCCGCGTCTCGGGAAATTATGAACCTAATTTAAAAAAACTTTCTATAACTCAAAGTGAAGTGTGTCACCAATCTCATGCTTTTGAAATCCTCAAAATCCGACTGATTTCCTATAAAACGGGTCTTTTTATCTTAAAAGAAACTATATCGATATCCGTTCAATCTATAAATTGAGGACAGGAAAATAATATTATAAACATAACCACGAACGAATGTCATGAAAATATTTTATGGTAAGGGGTAAAATCTGCTGTCTTATTTGTTAAAGCGGGCACATATGCAAAAATTAAATGTGCGGATGGAACATTCCCGCATATTCAACACTCAAGTAGAATTATTTCTCAGAAGCAGTTGCGACTACGTCGGGTACTGTATCGTTTATTTTTTTCTTCGTTACTTTATTGTAGAATTTTTTAATAAAAGCTGGTACTGTTTCCTTCCACTCATCAACCTTCGTGTACACAACAGGAACAAGAACAAGCGTCAACAACAGCGAGCTTGTCAAGCCGCCGATTAACGCCAACGCAAGCCCCGACTTCCACTCAGAACCGGAGCTCAGACTTGTCGCTATTGGAAACATCGCTACAATCATGGATGCGGTGGTCATTAGAATTGGACGCAATCGTGTGTTACCTGCTTCAAGCAATGCATCATGAACGGAAAGTTTCTGTTCTTCCCTCATTTGATTCGTGCGATCAACAAGTAATATCGCATTTTTGCCAACGAGCCCAACAAGCATAATTATACCTAGTATCGTAAAAATGCTTAACGCTTTTCCGGTCAATGCAAGGGTTAATAACGCTCCGATCATCGCAACCGGAATGGAGAACAGCACGATAAACGGATAAATAAATGAATCGAACAAAGCAACCATAATCAAATAAACAAACAATATCGCGGCCATCAATGCCAACCCTAAATCTCCAAAACCCTCGGAACGGTTTTTCTCGTCACCGAGATATGTTACAATAATCTCGGGTGGTAAACCTTTTCTCGCAATTTCTTTTTTTATGTCGCTTGCAACGTCACCCGCTGGTCTTCCGATTACTTGAGAATAAACTATCACCGAATAATTCCGATCCTGCCGTTGAAGTTTGGTCGGACCGGTAGTGAGTATGGTTGACGCGAATTGCTTCAACTCAATCATCTGTCCTTTTCTGTTAAGAAACGTCAGGTTTTGGATATCGCTTGTTTTAGTTCTATCAAACTGATCGAGTATTATTCTAATCGGATATTCGCTTGCACCATCACGGAACTTCGAATCATCGTCACCGTTGAATGCCGTACGCAAGCCCGCCCCGACTTCTCCGAGATTCAAGCCAAGATCTGCCATTTTTTCTCGGTCAATCTCGATGCGCGTTTCCGGTTTTCCCTCTTCAGAAGAAAGTCTTACATCTGCCGTACCTCTCACCGATTTAACCATGCTCGATAATTTTGACGCAGCGGCACGAACTTCATTATAATCGGTACCGCTTACCGCAATCTGAACAGGAGACTGGTTTGCGGTTCCAAAAATACCAATCGGGCTCACGCGCACTTTCACTCCGGGCATCTTGTAAATCTTACTGCGTATCTCACTGCTTATATCATCGGTTGATCTGTTGCGTAACTCCTTTGGGATTAAAGTTACATTGATCTCGGCAACATTATTGGATGATTGTCCAATAAATCCTTCGGTTGAAACACCTGCATTAACATACATTTTCTGTACTTCGGGGATTGCAGAAACAATTTTTTCCGCTTGCAGGGCTATATAATTCGTATGCTCAAGCGTTGATCCCGGCGGGAGTTCCATGGTGACGGTAAATTCACCACGATCGACCGGCGTCATGAATTCAGTTCCGATAAAACCCAAAGGGATAAGAGCGAACGATGCTATAAATAATACAAGTGAAATGAGCGCGACTTTTCCACGATGTTTCAATCCCCATCTTAGAATCTTTTGATATTCTTCCGCAAATTTATGATACTGTGCCTCAAACCAAACAGCAAATTTACCGATAAGATTTGCTCTTGTTTGCCTTTCTAACTTTGCGAAACGCGAAGCGAGCATCGGTGTGATTGTGAACGACACAAATAAACTCATCAACGTGGAGAAGACAACAACAAGCGCAAACTCGCGAAGGATATTACCTACGATCCCGGAGACCAAAGCCAGAGGTACGAATACAACCACGTCTACCAGTGTGATAGACAATGCCGCAAAACCTATTTCATTTCTTCCACGAAGAGAAGCTTTTTTCCGTTCATCACCTTTTTCAAGATGGCGGTATATATTTTCCAGAACTACTATCGAGTCGTCGACAAGTATACCAATCACCAATGATAAACCAAGAAGCGTCATCAAATTCAGTGTAAACCCAAAAGCGTAAATAGCAATGAATGTTGTTATGAGTGATGTAGGAATCGCGATCATAACAATTACAGAGTTTCGAATGCTGTGGAGGAATGCTAGCATTACAACCGCGACGAATATGATCGCAAGCATGAGGTCGTGTTTCACCGCATCGGCTGCATCAGTTGTGAAGATAGAGCCATCCTGCGCAATCTCAAATTTTAATCCGATGTTGGTATAATCTTTTTCAAGTTTAGCGAGTTCTGCGCGGACAATCTGACTGACTTCTACCGAGTTCGCTTCGCCCTGTTTTTGAACAAGAATACCGATAGATGTTTTACCGTTTATACGGCTGAGAGTCGAGTAATCTTTCCGCCCATCTTCCACTTCGGCTATATCGGCAAGACGAATATCTCCTCCCTGCTTTGGCTGCCCAACAACCAATGTGCGCAACTCATCTATTGAATTATATTTACCTGCAAGCCGAACAATATATTGATAATCACCATCTTTTACTTTTCCGGTGGGGAAATCCATGTTGGATGATTTTATTAACTGTGTAACTTGCAGTAAAGACAATCCGTACGAACGAAGTTTTTGCGGATCGACATTTACTTTTATTTCACGCTCATCACCGCCAACAAGTGTAATTTGCCCAACTCCGGCAAGCTTAGCAAGCCGCGGCTGAATACGATCATCGAGCAATTGATAAAAATCTCTTGATGGCATCCTCGCTGTTACACCCATTCTAAGCACGGGAAGTTCGTCTAAAGCAAATTTTGTTATCGACGGAGTTTTCGATCCCGAAGGAAGCAGGTTGGAGACCTCGTTGACTTTACGCTGAACGTCCTGAAGCGCGACGCTGATGCTCGCCTTCATTGAAAATTCCAAAGATACAATTGAAACACCTTCTTGCGACGTTGCATATACGGTTGAAACTTTATCGATGCCGGATACCGCATCCTCCAATACTTTCGTCACCGATGTTTCTACTTCCTGAGGCGATGCCCCCGGATAAGCTGTTATTATCACCAAAAACGGAGGTGTAATTTTCGGCAGTAACTCGTATTTCAACTGATTGTAGCTGAATAAACCGAGTACACCTAATATCGTAAACACAACGATGACGAGAGTGGGTCGTTTAATTGATAATTCAGTAATTGTCATAATTTATTTTCCTTGCGTCCTGCCGGTGATTCCAAAAATATCAAGCATAAAACTGGCAGGTGATTATTTAATAATTGTTACCGCGACACTATCCTGTAAATTATTCTGTCCATTGGTAACGATAACATCGCCTTCTTTTAAACCTTCAAGCACAGAAATAAAATTTCCGACCTCGGAACCGGCGACAATATTTCTGATGCGCGCGATGTTTCCCTCTACAATATAAACCTGAGGTGTTTTCATACTACCCACAAGCGCTTCACGTGGAATGGCAAGAATTTCTGTATTCCCTTTTGATGTAAAAGAAATTCGTCCGAACATTCCTGCTTTCAACGGGTGTTGTTTAGAATTCTCGAGCGTTACTTCGACAGGATATGTGTGTGCCTCATCCGCTTTTGAGCTGATAGACTTAATTTTACCCGCATACTTTATTCCAGGATAAACATCGGTACCAACCTGGACTTTATCGCCAACTTTCAAACAGAACGCGTCACTCTCCGAAACGTTTATTTTTACTTTGAGCCGCGATATATCTACAACATTCGCGACGGGCATATTGTTGGAAACATAAGTGCCGACATCTACAGTTCTAGAGGTGACAATTCCTGAAATCGGTGTGCTGATTTTTGTATCGTTATATTGCCTGCGTGCCGCGATGTATTGCGCCTCGGCAGCTTTGATGGCAAGCCGGGCACCTTCTATTTGCTGTTCGGTTGCGGAATTTTGTTTATACAACATTTCAAATCTTTCAAGATCCTTTTTTGCTTTCTCGTAGTTAGTTTCGGCCGAAATGTATGCGGCTTTTTTTAATTCGTCGTCTACCTGAACTATCGTAGCACCTGCTATAACATGCTGGCCCACTTCGGCATGAACAGCAATTACTTTTCCCGATGTTTCTGAAATAATTGCTACGTCATTATTAGCGGCAATCGTTCCAACCATCGAACGTGTTGAGGCAATAGTTTGTTTTCCGGCTTTCGTCACAGATACCGACATTGAGCTTAACATTTCACTTGTCGATTTTGCGGTGCTGCGCGATTTGTTATAAAATAAAATTGCAATGATCGCCGCCAGCACAACCGCGGTCACGATTATTATTCTGATATTTTTCATTTTCATTATTCCTTTTGATTTCAATAGGTTTACCTACTTTGTCCGATCGCTTTTTGCAGCCGGGCATCGGCAAGATTGAAGTCGACAAGCGCCTGAATGTAATTCCATTTTGCTTGCATTTGAGCCGCCTCTGCGTCGAGAAGATCGGAATTTAATGCCAACCCCGATTTGAACTTATCGTTGGTAATACGATAATTTTCTTCTGCCTGAGAAACACCTTTGTGGGCAACCGAGATTCGTTCTTTAGATTGATTGAAGTTGTAATAACATTGAGTGATGTCCAGCGTTATCCCGTCTTTAATCTGTGCGTAACTATCGCGCGCTTGAGCAAGCTGTGCTTGCGCCTGATCGGTCTGATGAATTGTCGCTCCCCAATTCCAAATATCTAGAGAGGCGGATAGTGAAACATCCCATGTATCTTTGAATTTATCCTGAGCTGGAAAAATTCGCTGGTTGGGTCTCGCGTAATTGTAATTACCGATGAGGAATATTTGCGGGAACCAACCGGAGCGGGCAATCGATACACCCGTTTCACTTGCCTTCACACGCATATCCATCGCTTTTAGATCGGAACGGTTTTCAATTCCCTTTCGTATAAGTGAATTTAAATCCCCATATTCGTTTGGTTGATGTTCGGCAGGTGAAGCAATTTCAATATATGTTTCAAGCGGCAAACCGATAAGACTGTTCAGGGCGATCATCGAAAGCCGAACATTATTCAGCACATCGATTTGCATAACTTGAATATTTGAGAGTTGGACTTCCACTTTGAGGAGTTCATTTTTTGTGACAATTCCCTGCGCGAAAAAATTCTGCACATCTTTAAGGTGAGATTTAATCTGTTCAACATTTTCATCGATAACTTTTTTCGATTCAATCGCTTTGAAAACATTCCAGTATGAATTTTGTATGTTATAAATAAGATCAACTTTATCTTTCTCATAATCTTCCGAAGCCGCATCAGCGGAATAACCCGCAAGTTTTGAACTGTTAAAGAGTTTCAGACCAGTGAATATCGGCTGCTGAAGTGTAAGCCGCATGGAATAGTTATCGAGCACAGCGGGAGAAACCGTGATCTTTTGTGGCATTATAGGCCCGAACGGGCCAATTTCAAACGGTGGCACTTCGCTGAGTCGGGTGTATGAACCGCCG
Protein-coding sequences here:
- a CDS encoding TolC family protein, producing the protein MFNKIFFFILIFTVSTTGNAQDKVKLTVEQAIASGLENSKSLHSSLMKVEYADAKSSEVTGMLFPTLKFGGSYTRLSEVPPFEIGPFGPIMPQKITVSPAVLDNYSMRLTLQQPIFTGLKLFNSSKLAGYSADAASEDYEKDKVDLIYNIQNSYWNVFKAIESKKVIDENVEQIKSHLKDVQNFFAQGIVTKNELLKVEVQLSNIQVMQIDVLNNVRLSMIALNSLIGLPLETYIEIASPAEHQPNEYGDLNSLIRKGIENRSDLKAMDMRVKASETGVSIARSGWFPQIFLIGNYNYARPNQRIFPAQDKFKDTWDVSLSASLDIWNWGATIHQTDQAQAQLAQARDSYAQIKDGITLDITQCYYNFNQSKERISVAHKGVSQAEENYRITNDKFKSGLALNSDLLDAEAAQMQAKWNYIQALVDFNLADARLQKAIGQSR
- a CDS encoding efflux RND transporter periplasmic adaptor subunit — translated: MKNIRIIIVTAVVLAAIIAILFYNKSRSTAKSTSEMLSSMSVSVTKAGKQTIASTRSMVGTIAANNDVAIISETSGKVIAVHAEVGQHVIAGATIVQVDDELKKAAYISAETNYEKAKKDLERFEMLYKQNSATEQQIEGARLAIKAAEAQYIAARRQYNDTKISTPISGIVTSRTVDVGTYVSNNMPVANVVDISRLKVKINVSESDAFCLKVGDKVQVGTDVYPGIKYAGKIKSISSKADEAHTYPVEVTLENSKQHPLKAGMFGRISFTSKGNTEILAIPREALVGSMKTPQVYIVEGNIARIRNIVAGSEVGNFISVLEGLKEGDVIVTNGQNNLQDSVAVTIIK
- a CDS encoding efflux RND transporter permease subunit, translated to MTITELSIKRPTLVIVVFTILGVLGLFSYNQLKYELLPKITPPFLVIITAYPGASPQEVETSVTKVLEDAVSGIDKVSTVYATSQEGVSIVSLEFSMKASISVALQDVQRKVNEVSNLLPSGSKTPSITKFALDELPVLRMGVTARMPSRDFYQLLDDRIQPRLAKLAGVGQITLVGGDEREIKVNVDPQKLRSYGLSLLQVTQLIKSSNMDFPTGKVKDGDYQYIVRLAGKYNSIDELRTLVVGQPKQGGDIRLADIAEVEDGRKDYSTLSRINGKTSIGILVQKQGEANSVEVSQIVRAELAKLEKDYTNIGLKFEIAQDGSIFTTDAADAVKHDLMLAIIFVAVVMLAFLHSIRNSVIVMIAIPTSLITTFIAIYAFGFTLNLMTLLGLSLVIGILVDDSIVVLENIYRHLEKGDERKKASLRGRNEIGFAALSITLVDVVVFVPLALVSGIVGNILREFALVVVFSTLMSLFVSFTITPMLASRFAKLERQTRANLIGKFAVWFEAQYHKFAEEYQKILRWGLKHRGKVALISLVLFIASFALIPLGFIGTEFMTPVDRGEFTVTMELPPGSTLEHTNYIALQAEKIVSAIPEVQKMYVNAGVSTEGFIGQSSNNVAEINVTLIPKELRNRSTDDISSEIRSKIYKMPGVKVRVSPIGIFGTANQSPVQIAVSGTDYNEVRAAASKLSSMVKSVRGTADVRLSSEEGKPETRIEIDREKMADLGLNLGEVGAGLRTAFNGDDDSKFRDGASEYPIRIILDQFDRTKTSDIQNLTFLNRKGQMIELKQFASTILTTGPTKLQRQDRNYSVIVYSQVIGRPAGDVASDIKKEIARKGLPPEIIVTYLGDEKNRSEGFGDLGLALMAAILFVYLIMVALFDSFIYPFIVLFSIPVAMIGALLTLALTGKALSIFTILGIIMLVGLVGKNAILLVDRTNQMREEQKLSVHDALLEAGNTRLRPILMTTASMIVAMFPIATSLSSGSEWKSGLALALIGGLTSSLLLTLVLVPVVYTKVDEWKETVPAFIKKFYNKVTKKKINDTVPDVVATASEK